The proteins below are encoded in one region of Planctopirus limnophila DSM 3776:
- a CDS encoding OmpA/MotB family protein — MAGGGGGAWKVAYADFVTAMMAFFLVMWLVGQSKEVKTAVAHYFQPPPGAAAAELDPDVEPSLFPPRAELKIFHDIEKTRNVGTMVLFAEKAYALDESAINQLEALLPDLLGKPNKIEIRGHASRRERADTQTKEDPWQLSWMRSQAVKDFLVSKGVELGRLRLSQDGAEEPYSAKKLDAEHQAQNARVEVFLIGELARKYRESPDEPGGFFGKADPSQVPPGQSLHAKPKTDSHAPEKAAGHGSSGHGSSGHGSSSGHGAKKEASGHGSSSHGSSSHGAKTETKKAEPKKSSGHH; from the coding sequence ATGGCTGGTGGTGGCGGAGGAGCATGGAAAGTTGCCTATGCCGACTTCGTCACCGCGATGATGGCGTTCTTTCTCGTCATGTGGCTGGTGGGCCAGAGCAAAGAAGTGAAAACGGCTGTGGCGCACTACTTTCAACCGCCACCCGGTGCTGCTGCCGCCGAACTGGATCCCGATGTGGAGCCATCGCTCTTTCCGCCGCGTGCAGAACTGAAGATTTTCCACGACATCGAAAAGACGCGAAACGTGGGGACAATGGTTCTCTTTGCCGAAAAAGCCTACGCACTCGATGAATCGGCCATTAATCAGCTTGAAGCATTGCTTCCGGATCTGCTGGGGAAACCCAATAAGATTGAAATTCGGGGCCACGCATCTCGCCGCGAACGTGCCGACACTCAAACGAAAGAAGATCCCTGGCAATTGTCGTGGATGCGCAGTCAGGCTGTTAAAGATTTTCTGGTGAGTAAAGGTGTTGAACTTGGTCGCTTGCGGCTCAGCCAGGATGGTGCCGAAGAACCCTATAGTGCGAAGAAGCTCGATGCTGAACATCAGGCCCAGAATGCTCGTGTCGAAGTCTTTTTGATTGGTGAGCTCGCTCGCAAATATCGAGAAAGCCCAGACGAGCCGGGCGGTTTCTTTGGCAAGGCTGATCCGTCACAGGTTCCACCTGGACAAAGCCTGCACGCGAAGCCCAAGACTGATAGTCACGCACCCGAGAAAGCCGCGGGTCACGGTTCATCGGGGCATGGCTCTTCAGGCCACGGTTCATCGAGCGGCCATGGAGCGAAAAAGGAAGCTTCTGGGCACGGTTCTTCCAGTCATGGTTCCAGCAGCCATGGGGCGAAGACGGAGACCAAGAAAGCGGAGCCTAAGAAGTCGTCGGGTCACCATTGA
- a CDS encoding DUF1559 domain-containing protein has product MRHLLPRRGFTLIELLVVIAIIAILIALLLPAVQQAREAARRTQCRNNLKQIALAMHNYHDVANRLPPGFDNQLKSAFTATLPYIDQANAYNKYDFSRYYTDPVNVAVINQRIPAFLCPTMVLPREVPDPGCPGEVGAPTSYGVSAGSLLRGSGSNGTFAHDDVNVTVGGIPFRDITDGLSNTLLIGEFNFRLAEYLWTSSASSCPAKSGQPRWGNHRWGLGYASMTTGTTAYPIGVVVGTGTTTGMWRSDHTGGLHFALGDGSVRFISYNIDKSLLDGLATRAGGEVLSEF; this is encoded by the coding sequence ATGCGACATTTGCTGCCGCGACGCGGATTTACGTTGATCGAACTTCTGGTGGTGATTGCGATCATCGCCATTCTCATCGCTCTGCTCCTCCCAGCCGTCCAACAGGCCCGGGAAGCCGCCCGGAGAACGCAGTGCCGCAATAATTTGAAGCAGATCGCACTGGCGATGCACAACTATCACGATGTCGCTAACCGGTTGCCACCGGGGTTCGATAATCAGTTGAAGAGTGCCTTCACAGCCACACTGCCATACATCGATCAGGCGAACGCCTACAACAAGTACGACTTCAGTCGCTATTACACCGATCCAGTGAATGTGGCGGTGATCAACCAGAGGATCCCCGCGTTCCTCTGTCCCACGATGGTTCTGCCGCGAGAAGTTCCCGATCCTGGCTGTCCCGGTGAAGTCGGTGCCCCCACCAGTTATGGCGTCAGCGCAGGTTCCCTGCTGCGTGGCTCCGGTTCCAACGGAACATTCGCCCATGACGATGTGAATGTCACAGTCGGAGGCATCCCCTTTCGCGACATCACCGATGGCCTTTCCAACACTCTTCTTATTGGAGAATTCAACTTCCGGCTTGCCGAATATTTGTGGACATCCTCAGCATCCAGTTGCCCCGCCAAATCAGGACAACCCCGCTGGGGCAATCATCGTTGGGGCTTGGGTTATGCCAGCATGACAACCGGCACAACGGCCTACCCCATCGGTGTTGTTGTCGGTACGGGCACAACCACCGGCATGTGGCGTAGCGACCATACCGGCGGCCTCCACTTCGCGCTGGGAGACGGTTCTGTCCGATTCATCAGCTACAATATCGATAAATCACTTCTCGACGGCCTGGCCACAAGAGCAGGAGGCGAGGTGCTTAGTGAGTTCTAA
- a CDS encoding inositol monophosphatase family protein — protein MQSEFLINALSVHLPPILRWAGAIGRRLRSHNISVATKTTGSALTDALTLADLTIQELLVAALRDVDPIFRHCRIEAEESTGDLHAFAQQSEFVLALDPIDGTKQYRDHTGNGYAVMLHLRTASEMLYSLVYIPEKGVQGWWVEVTPERVVSGPDDWSRPATDVVRSLVVAEADRPTTSKKIYVIGFQHRDVIAASEITRCGYEGVAPDEMPGSIYELMASGEFAGSLIHSPNVYDFPVSMQIARYFGGNACWTDTGEPVHFRETWLDEKADMIRLPRVVACANDPQILAGLINLAKSWHPVRYRPGDSLVE, from the coding sequence ATGCAGTCTGAGTTTCTGATCAATGCGCTGAGTGTCCACCTTCCACCCATTTTGCGCTGGGCAGGTGCGATTGGGCGACGGTTACGAAGTCACAACATTTCTGTCGCCACAAAAACGACGGGAAGTGCGCTGACTGATGCACTCACTCTGGCCGATTTAACGATCCAGGAGTTGCTGGTGGCGGCTCTTCGTGATGTGGATCCGATCTTCCGGCATTGTCGAATTGAGGCAGAAGAATCAACAGGCGATCTGCATGCCTTCGCTCAGCAATCGGAGTTTGTGCTGGCACTGGATCCCATTGATGGAACGAAGCAGTATCGAGACCATACGGGGAATGGATATGCCGTGATGCTGCATCTGCGGACAGCCAGCGAAATGCTTTATTCGCTGGTGTACATCCCGGAAAAAGGTGTGCAGGGCTGGTGGGTCGAGGTAACGCCGGAACGCGTGGTGAGTGGGCCGGATGACTGGTCACGCCCCGCGACTGATGTCGTGCGAAGTCTTGTGGTTGCCGAGGCTGATCGGCCGACGACTTCGAAGAAGATCTACGTGATTGGCTTTCAGCATCGGGATGTGATCGCGGCCAGCGAGATTACGAGGTGCGGCTACGAAGGAGTCGCACCTGATGAGATGCCGGGAAGTATCTATGAACTGATGGCTTCCGGGGAATTTGCAGGCTCGTTGATTCATTCGCCGAATGTCTACGACTTTCCGGTTTCGATGCAGATTGCGCGGTACTTTGGTGGGAATGCCTGCTGGACAGATACCGGCGAGCCGGTCCATTTTCGTGAGACGTGGCTGGATGAAAAAGCCGATATGATTCGTTTACCACGGGTCGTGGCCTGCGCGAATGACCCACAGATTCTGGCAGGGCTGATCAATCTCGCGAAGTCGTGGCACCCTGTGCGTTACCGGCCCGGTGATTCACTGGTGGAGTAA
- a CDS encoding endonuclease/exonuclease/phosphatase family protein, whose translation MNGQSISRLLKQSLFIAGFSWLLLSSTVTQAESPVVRVMSYNLWHGGDAGKQPLEQTAKVIREARADLVGLQETRGYATGGQPRPDRAKEIAQILGWNYFDQGGGTAILSRYPIGKASPGKWGVEIEHPSGTKLYLFNAHLMYIPYQPYQLLNIPYGDYPFIKTEQEAIDFAKKARGEQVERLIADIKATVPADATVFVTGDFNEPSHWDWTAAAQKAGRCPIAVKWPSTSMMAETGFIDTYREAHPDPVTAPGITWTPLTKITDPKDRHDRIDFVLMRQGGGKVLSSQVLGESKEAADVVVIPYPSDHRSVVSAVELTGK comes from the coding sequence ATGAATGGGCAGTCGATTTCGAGATTACTGAAGCAGTCTTTATTCATCGCAGGTTTCAGTTGGCTACTCCTCTCCTCTACGGTGACTCAGGCTGAATCACCCGTGGTGCGTGTGATGAGCTACAACTTGTGGCATGGAGGTGATGCCGGGAAGCAACCGCTGGAACAGACCGCCAAGGTGATTCGTGAAGCCCGGGCCGATCTGGTGGGATTGCAGGAGACGCGTGGCTATGCGACCGGCGGACAACCTCGGCCTGATCGAGCCAAGGAGATTGCCCAGATCCTCGGTTGGAATTACTTCGATCAGGGTGGAGGCACAGCGATTTTGAGCCGCTATCCCATTGGCAAAGCCTCACCGGGAAAATGGGGTGTCGAAATTGAACATCCCAGTGGTACGAAGCTGTATTTGTTCAATGCCCACCTCATGTATATTCCGTACCAGCCCTATCAGTTGTTGAATATTCCTTATGGTGATTACCCGTTTATCAAGACCGAGCAGGAAGCGATCGACTTCGCGAAAAAGGCCCGCGGTGAGCAGGTCGAGCGTCTGATTGCGGATATCAAAGCCACAGTTCCCGCTGACGCTACAGTTTTTGTGACTGGCGATTTCAATGAGCCATCGCATTGGGATTGGACAGCAGCAGCTCAAAAGGCTGGCCGCTGCCCGATCGCTGTGAAATGGCCATCGACCAGCATGATGGCAGAGACAGGCTTCATTGACACCTACCGCGAAGCCCATCCCGATCCGGTCACTGCACCCGGAATCACGTGGACACCGCTCACGAAGATCACCGATCCCAAAGATCGCCACGATCGCATTGATTTTGTGCTGATGCGTCAGGGAGGTGGCAAAGTCCTCAGTTCGCAAGTCCTGGGCGAATCGAAAGAGGCGGCAGATGTGGTCGTCATCCCCTACCCTTCAGATCATCGCTCTGTGGTGAGTGCTGTTGAACTGACGGGCAAGTGA
- a CDS encoding kelch repeat-containing protein, producing MLTRSYLFAGLRSGGIVIATLAMNLAVPLIAQAHFLWVVDANQSADGKVHVYFSEEAAPDNPALLEKILGAKLWEANLHDDAVKVSPLKFEKGENSLEATFSPKSTNAGVFLDYGVMSKGGAEPYLLRYCGRSQTIANRKGGKVIGDAAVLPLEVVAERSGDGFLLRTFWQGQPAEGIEVTVDGGDLSASKEGVSNAQGELALGTLANGLYSIRVKKVLEEPGKLGDKEYKSIRIYSTTSLLIKPPAEVTQPAVSKALPELPRGITSFGGAVVGDVVYVYGGHAGGAHHYAKEDQSRELLALNVKQPSEWKVVGEGPERTGLAMVAVGNDLYRMGGFIADNGKEEKEVLKSTSDFARWDAAIKQWIELPALPEPRSSLDAAVIGKTIYVVGGWNLNGGGKEAQWHETAWKCDVSANPPVWQPIANPPFLRRALSLAEHQGKLYVIGGMKNQGGPTTEVAIYDPATNSWSSGPALPGEGMEGFGNSSFAINQHLFVSVMSGKVYKLSADGSQWDQVYQLEKPRFFHRMLPINQHQLVFVGGASMEAGKAKTTEVFDIK from the coding sequence ATGTTGACTCGTAGTTACCTCTTCGCTGGCCTTCGCAGTGGGGGAATCGTAATCGCCACCTTAGCAATGAACCTCGCGGTTCCGCTGATTGCTCAAGCCCATTTTCTGTGGGTTGTGGATGCCAACCAGTCAGCCGATGGCAAGGTGCATGTTTACTTCTCCGAAGAAGCTGCCCCTGATAATCCGGCACTCCTGGAAAAAATCCTCGGGGCCAAGCTCTGGGAAGCGAACCTCCACGATGATGCCGTCAAGGTGAGTCCCCTCAAGTTTGAAAAAGGGGAAAATTCTCTGGAAGCCACCTTCTCACCCAAATCGACCAACGCCGGAGTCTTTCTCGATTACGGCGTCATGTCGAAAGGTGGAGCCGAACCCTACCTCTTGAGATACTGCGGTCGCTCACAAACGATTGCCAACCGCAAAGGTGGCAAGGTCATTGGCGATGCGGCGGTATTGCCATTGGAAGTTGTCGCCGAACGCTCAGGCGACGGCTTCCTGCTGCGTACCTTCTGGCAAGGCCAGCCAGCCGAAGGGATTGAAGTGACTGTCGATGGTGGCGATCTTTCGGCCAGCAAAGAAGGTGTTTCCAATGCTCAGGGAGAACTCGCCCTGGGAACACTGGCCAACGGACTCTATTCCATTCGCGTCAAAAAAGTGCTGGAAGAACCAGGCAAGCTGGGGGATAAAGAATACAAGTCCATTCGGATCTACAGCACAACTTCACTCTTGATCAAGCCGCCCGCTGAAGTGACTCAACCCGCCGTATCAAAGGCCTTACCTGAACTTCCTCGCGGCATCACCAGCTTTGGTGGAGCTGTCGTGGGCGATGTGGTCTATGTCTACGGAGGCCATGCAGGGGGTGCCCATCATTACGCGAAAGAAGATCAATCGCGTGAACTGCTGGCGCTGAACGTCAAGCAGCCTTCCGAATGGAAAGTGGTCGGAGAAGGACCAGAGCGAACTGGTCTGGCGATGGTCGCCGTGGGAAATGACCTTTACCGCATGGGCGGTTTTATTGCTGATAACGGCAAGGAAGAGAAGGAAGTTCTCAAAAGCACCAGCGATTTTGCCCGCTGGGATGCGGCCATTAAGCAGTGGATCGAATTGCCGGCACTTCCTGAGCCACGCTCTTCGCTGGATGCTGCTGTGATCGGTAAAACGATCTATGTCGTCGGTGGCTGGAATCTCAATGGGGGTGGCAAGGAAGCACAGTGGCACGAAACAGCCTGGAAGTGTGACGTTTCGGCAAATCCTCCTGTCTGGCAGCCGATTGCAAATCCACCGTTCTTGCGCAGAGCACTTTCCCTCGCCGAGCATCAGGGGAAGCTTTATGTGATCGGTGGGATGAAAAATCAGGGTGGCCCGACGACAGAAGTTGCCATCTACGATCCTGCGACAAATTCATGGAGTTCAGGACCTGCTCTACCTGGCGAAGGAATGGAAGGCTTTGGCAACTCTTCATTCGCCATCAATCAGCATCTCTTCGTGAGTGTGATGTCGGGCAAAGTCTATAAGCTCTCCGCCGATGGTTCCCAGTGGGATCAGGTCTACCAGTTGGAGAAACCCCGTTTCTTCCATCGCATGCTCCCCATCAACCAGCATCAACTGGTGTTTGTGGGTGGAGCCAGCATGGAAGCCGGCAAAGCGAAAACCACGGAAGTCTTTGACATCAAGTAG
- a CDS encoding ATP-grasp domain-containing protein, whose product MTAILKMGVLSQPGNWSLEQLELAARERGHMVVPLEFSELAASCGSGTRSADRPIEITGQTFLTPSKEATPHFELDGLDALIVRSMPGGSLEQVVTRMNLLALAEQKGLPIINSPRSLECAIDKFLTTARLAHAGLPVPATFVCETAQEALQAFEKLGRNVVLKPLFGSEGRGIFRIEEPELLWRVAQTLVRTGAVLYLQEYIDHGGRDLRVLVLNGAPLGAIERKSQEDFRTNLSLGGQSMRTELDDETASLAVAAAKTVGTVFAGVDLVRRPDGQWLLLEVNGVPGWKGFQAATGIPVATRLIEYVEQLVEASQVGRSEPGR is encoded by the coding sequence ATGACAGCCATCTTGAAGATGGGTGTGCTGTCACAGCCCGGGAACTGGTCGCTGGAGCAGTTGGAACTGGCCGCGAGAGAGCGTGGCCATATGGTCGTTCCGCTGGAGTTTTCTGAACTGGCAGCAAGCTGCGGATCAGGAACTCGATCAGCAGATCGTCCTATTGAGATCACAGGGCAGACATTTCTGACCCCATCAAAAGAGGCAACACCTCATTTTGAACTGGACGGATTGGATGCGTTGATTGTCAGGTCTATGCCCGGCGGTTCGCTGGAGCAGGTGGTAACGCGGATGAATCTGCTGGCGTTGGCCGAGCAGAAAGGTCTGCCGATCATCAATTCACCCAGGTCGCTGGAATGTGCGATTGATAAGTTTCTCACCACGGCTCGCCTCGCTCATGCCGGGCTGCCGGTGCCGGCCACATTTGTTTGCGAGACAGCACAGGAAGCATTGCAAGCCTTTGAGAAGCTCGGGCGAAATGTGGTGCTCAAGCCACTGTTTGGGTCTGAAGGGCGAGGGATTTTTCGTATCGAAGAGCCGGAATTGCTCTGGAGAGTGGCACAAACTCTGGTGCGAACGGGAGCCGTGCTTTACCTGCAAGAGTATATTGATCATGGTGGTCGCGACCTGCGAGTGCTGGTGCTCAATGGTGCGCCTCTAGGGGCGATTGAACGCAAGTCTCAAGAAGATTTCCGCACGAATCTCTCGCTGGGAGGCCAATCGATGCGTACAGAACTCGATGATGAAACAGCCAGCCTGGCGGTCGCTGCTGCAAAAACTGTAGGGACTGTGTTCGCAGGTGTCGATCTGGTACGACGTCCGGATGGTCAATGGCTGCTGCTGGAAGTGAATGGAGTTCCCGGCTGGAAGGGATTTCAAGCTGCAACAGGAATTCCCGTCGCAACACGCTTGATCGAGTATGTCGAGCAGCTCGTGGAGGCTTCACAGGTTGGGCGATCTGAACCGGGCCGCTGA
- the motA gene encoding flagellar motor stator protein MotA, with translation MFVIIGFIVVTGCVLGGYTWAGGHVEALIHPSEVLTIGGASLGAMLVMGSPKILKDLIKSIIGALKGSPFNKKAYGDLFKLSYDLLKTARKDGLLALEPHLNDPHESKIFSKYPRLQKDHHFTTFLCDGLSSVVEASMSQEQLHDLLQKQIAVMEEEHHQAVGILAKSADAMPGFGIVAAVLGIVITMGAIDGPVEEIGHKVGAALVGTFLGILASYGFMAPLAARMDLLGKSEMDFYRTTAAIIEAAIGGAAPKQIIEQARRVVCSEARPERVELEKMLKEADAAA, from the coding sequence ATGTTTGTGATTATTGGATTCATCGTTGTAACTGGCTGCGTGCTGGGCGGCTACACATGGGCTGGTGGCCATGTGGAAGCTTTGATCCACCCCTCCGAAGTGCTCACCATTGGTGGTGCTTCGCTCGGGGCCATGCTGGTCATGGGCAGCCCCAAAATCCTCAAAGATCTGATCAAGTCGATCATCGGGGCACTTAAGGGGAGCCCGTTTAATAAGAAAGCGTACGGTGATCTTTTCAAGCTGTCTTATGATCTCCTCAAGACGGCTCGAAAAGATGGCTTACTCGCACTAGAGCCTCACCTGAACGATCCTCACGAAAGCAAGATTTTTTCGAAGTATCCCCGGCTCCAGAAGGATCATCATTTTACGACCTTTCTGTGTGATGGACTGTCTTCAGTCGTGGAGGCCAGCATGAGCCAGGAACAGCTCCACGACCTGCTCCAGAAGCAGATTGCTGTGATGGAAGAAGAGCATCATCAGGCCGTTGGAATTCTCGCCAAGAGTGCCGACGCGATGCCCGGCTTCGGGATTGTGGCTGCCGTGCTTGGAATTGTGATCACCATGGGTGCCATTGATGGCCCTGTGGAGGAAATTGGTCACAAAGTGGGTGCGGCTCTCGTCGGTACCTTCCTCGGGATTCTCGCCTCGTATGGCTTTATGGCTCCACTGGCAGCACGCATGGATCTTCTCGGGAAATCTGAGATGGATTTCTATCGCACAACAGCGGCGATCATCGAAGCCGCCATTGGTGGTGCTGCACCTAAGCAGATTATCGAACAGGCCCGTCGAGTCGTCTGCAGTGAAGCCCGCCCCGAGCGTGTCGAACTGGAAAAAATGCTCAAAGAAGCCGATGCAGCAGCGTGA
- the trmB gene encoding tRNA (guanine(46)-N(7))-methyltransferase TrmB: MTGSDETAQNPPSLSPPELSENRAEPVQDLAHQQPAFTEGKPRREKPEKSRRIEREFGIPIPGEILPPDQWVKTAIKTLPSSGLLNWHEVFGLTLEQKQGVVLDLGCGNGRSTLWHAIVEPQFCYLGVDILPVVIRYATRRANQRGLGHLRFAVIGGKELLAQFVPPGSVSKICIYHPQPYYEEHLIAKRLVTPEFLAMAHQALVPGGELILQTDHPAYWQYMEQVVPAFFELRAIPGPWPDAPRGRTRREILATKRGLPVFRGVATRKEGLDRASAFEKASALPVPTFNADRRLLALDREEQSL; this comes from the coding sequence ATGACAGGATCCGACGAAACAGCACAGAATCCGCCATCTCTAAGCCCACCAGAGCTTTCGGAAAATCGAGCCGAGCCTGTGCAGGATCTCGCCCATCAGCAGCCTGCATTCACTGAAGGAAAGCCCCGAAGAGAAAAGCCCGAAAAAAGTCGGCGGATTGAGCGAGAGTTCGGCATTCCCATCCCCGGTGAGATTCTTCCCCCTGACCAGTGGGTCAAAACAGCCATCAAAACCCTTCCATCTTCCGGTCTATTGAACTGGCATGAAGTGTTTGGACTGACGCTGGAACAGAAGCAGGGTGTGGTGCTCGATCTCGGTTGCGGCAACGGACGCAGTACGCTGTGGCACGCGATTGTCGAGCCTCAATTCTGTTACCTGGGTGTTGATATCCTGCCCGTCGTCATTCGCTATGCGACAAGGCGTGCCAACCAAAGAGGATTGGGGCATCTTCGATTTGCCGTGATTGGTGGGAAGGAACTGCTCGCACAGTTCGTGCCCCCAGGTTCTGTATCGAAGATCTGCATCTATCACCCACAGCCCTATTACGAAGAGCACCTGATTGCCAAGCGACTGGTGACGCCTGAGTTTCTCGCCATGGCCCATCAGGCGTTAGTGCCAGGAGGCGAGTTGATCCTGCAGACAGATCATCCGGCTTACTGGCAGTACATGGAACAGGTAGTTCCTGCATTCTTTGAGTTGAGGGCGATCCCCGGTCCATGGCCTGATGCACCGCGCGGCAGAACACGCCGCGAGATTCTGGCGACAAAACGCGGGTTACCGGTGTTTCGAGGTGTCGCCACACGGAAAGAAGGGCTGGATCGCGCCTCTGCTTTTGAGAAAGCGAGTGCCCTCCCCGTCCCGACTTTCAATGCAGATCGTCGGCTGTTGGCGCTGGATCGCGAGGAACAGTCGCTTTAG
- a CDS encoding GDSL-type esterase/lipase family protein, which yields MSGRTCWLMLLGASAVLWHAVAYLQVDVMAAPPTVIDNPATTTAAPPQTAAVPQAERWNKELAAFDKENTMHPQRTGGLVFCGSSTIRLWKLKDSFPEYTPINRGFGGSRYDDLVRHAERILKPLQPAVLVIYSGDNDIAAKQSSGEVVQNFEKFHTWVRTALPETKIIVLGIKPSVKRWEMIESIRETNSQLAKICGKDPQATFIDTETVMLGADGKPNPELFVADGLHMSEEGYRRWSQLLKPYLAVIHPPQSSAITE from the coding sequence ATGTCTGGTCGAACCTGCTGGTTGATGCTTTTGGGAGCCAGTGCCGTTTTGTGGCATGCCGTGGCGTACCTTCAAGTGGACGTGATGGCTGCTCCACCAACGGTCATCGACAACCCGGCCACAACCACTGCGGCACCGCCACAGACCGCCGCGGTTCCACAGGCAGAGCGATGGAACAAGGAACTCGCTGCTTTCGACAAGGAGAACACGATGCATCCTCAGCGCACGGGCGGCCTTGTTTTCTGCGGCAGCTCTACCATTCGTTTATGGAAACTCAAAGATTCATTCCCTGAATACACTCCGATCAATCGCGGGTTTGGAGGCTCCCGATATGACGATCTTGTCCGGCATGCCGAACGCATTCTGAAGCCACTCCAACCGGCTGTGCTGGTGATCTATTCGGGCGATAATGACATTGCCGCCAAGCAGTCCAGTGGAGAAGTCGTGCAGAACTTCGAGAAGTTTCATACCTGGGTTCGTACCGCATTACCCGAGACGAAAATCATCGTCTTGGGCATCAAACCCAGTGTTAAACGCTGGGAAATGATTGAATCCATTCGCGAAACCAATAGTCAACTGGCGAAAATCTGCGGCAAAGACCCCCAGGCCACCTTTATCGATACCGAAACGGTCATGCTGGGGGCGGATGGTAAACCCAACCCTGAACTGTTTGTAGCCGATGGGCTGCATATGAGCGAAGAGGGCTATCGCCGCTGGTCGCAATTGCTGAAACCTTATCTCGCGGTCATTCATCCTCCCCAATCAAGTGCGATTACCGAGTGA